A segment of the Bacteroidota bacterium genome:
AAAAAACTTTTTTGACAAGACAGGATTAAAGGTAGTTATGCTCTTTATTTTCTTTTGTAATGCAATCTTTGTAATAAAATTCTGAATCAATTCAGCATTTTCTTTTTCAAAGTAACAGTAGGGTATTATTAAATTTCCGTTATACGATTTTAGCATCAAAAAAGCAATAAGTTTATCGTTTTTGTCGTACAATTTATAAAGTAGATATTCGAAATTATTAGAGAATGAGGAGAAAAAATATTTCTCTTTTTCCTTGTTTTTGTCTTTGTCCTCAGGCAATATCCATTTATTTTTAATAATCCAATTGAGTTCTTTTTTTTCTCTTTTAATCAATTCACTTTTATTATTCTTTTTTATAAAATTATTTGCTTCCTCATCAACAAATTCAATTTTTTGGAAATTAAAATTATATTTTTTGATTTTTTGTTTGACAAAAATACGCTTGGGAGCTGTTACTAAATTAAAGTTAAAATCCAATATTTTTAAAACAAATTTGATTTTACTAAAAAATATCTTCTTTTGAGGAAGAATATTTTGAAAATCAAAACGAAGAAATGCCCTTGTTCCTATTATGGAATTTGAGAAATAGAATAGAGAAGTTTTTTTTAAAATATTTAAAGTGTGAGGACTAAGGTCGGTAAGCAAGATGTTTTTTTTGCTACTCTCCATTGCTTTATAAAACAGTGGCATAGCAATTTGCTTTCCCTTTTCTTGATCTACCCACCAACAAGAATTCCAAAATATTTTTTGTTTTTTATTAGTACGAATTGTATCAGGTAAAAGTCCGATATATCCAACAAGTATTTCATTTTTATATGCAACAATTAAAGCTGTATCATTTTTATCGGCAGAAGGATTTAGTGATTGAGAAATAGCACGATGAGAACTTATAGGAATGATGTTGTTATTTAAAAAATCACCTGAATTTACGAAGGCTTGTAATTCACCAACTTTTATTTCCCTAAAGTTCATAAAAATCAATTTAATTTTTCAAAAATGTTATCACAAATTTCACCTACTGAATTGAGTTCAAGCATATCATCAAATTCAAACTGAATATTAAAACTCTTTTCAATAGTATTAAATAGCACAACATGATTTAAAGAATCCCATTTGTCAACATCAGAAGCGGTAGTTTTTTCTGTGAGTTCGAGTTTGCTGTCTTTAAAAACTGTTGCAAATATTTCTTTAAGCTTTATAAAAATATCAGTTTTATTCATCTCTTATGGTTAATGTTAAATTCCTTTTAAATTTCATCTTTTTCAGGATTCCAATAAATATCAAAGTTACAATATTCTTTAAATCCTATTTTCTTATACATTTCAAAAGCATCTTTTGTTGCTTGAAGCACAGCTATTCTATGCCCTGAATTTTTTGCATCAACTAAGGCAATTTTAGTTATTTCTCTTCCAAATCCTTTGTTTCTGTATTCTGGCAAGCTTGCAATCATGTAAAGTCCTGCCGACTTATTGTTTGAAAACATTAAGGAAGTTGCCACGGCAACAGAATTGTGGTATCCAATGTACAACACAACTTTTTGAGAATTGAAAATCTTGATGAAAATTTCCTCCTCTGACGACCTTTTATAAAAAAAAGAAAGGTCAATTACCTTAAACCATTCCTTTAATTGCTCCTTTGTTTTTACTTGAGTAACTTTCAACTTG
Coding sequences within it:
- a CDS encoding GNAT family N-acetyltransferase, which gives rise to MNVEKEIQNNLFAFYKLVASEASLNFFHGDDYKWVNSIPWPNFIFDENPNKIEKIIKEVADKKNKEIPSFWITKNTHNNLKFQHLLSDANFLKVMTWPGMAIDLSKNSFDKPKLKVTQVKTKEQLKEWFKVIDLSFFYKRSSEEEIFIKIFNSQKVVLYIGYHNSVAVATSLMFSNNKSAGLYMIASLPEYRNKGFGREITKIALVDAKNSGHRIAVLQATKDAFEMYKKIGFKEYCNFDIYWNPEKDEI
- a CDS encoding acyl carrier protein, with translation MNKTDIFIKLKEIFATVFKDSKLELTEKTTASDVDKWDSLNHVVLFNTIEKSFNIQFEFDDMLELNSVGEICDNIFEKLN